Part of the Paenibacillus guangzhouensis genome is shown below.
GTCACTTCTCGTCCTCGTGCTGCTGCCGTTCTATCGTAGGCATTTAGAATACGAGCCGAAAAATAATGTGACGGCGTTCGATTGGCTTGGCGGCTTGCTGCTCGCATTAACGGTCTCCACCTTACTGTTTGGAATCACGAACCACATCCTCTGGTATCTTGCGTTGAGTGCGGTCGCCTTGATCCTCTTCATCCTACGCATTCGAACGGCACGGGAAGCATTCATTCAACCGCGTTTGTTCCGCAGCTTTAACTATACAACAGCCCTAGTCTTAGGCTTTCTAATCAATTGTATCGGCATGGCGTTATACTTCTTGACTCCGATCTTGCTCTCAGACGTTTATCATTTGGAATCCGCGTGGATCGGGTTCGCGATGGTGCCTGCTGCGATTGTCTCCTCCATGCTTGGGAGGAAAGGAGGGAAGTTGGCAGATAAGAAAGGAAATACGTATTTGTTCACGATCGCTTCCAGCAGTCTAATTTTTTGCTTCATCTTATTATCCATCTTTGTCGGCATATCACCGCTTTGGATTAGCCTGTTCTTAATATTCGGGAATGTAGGGCAATCGTTCATGCTTGTAGCGATGTCCAACTTCGTCTCGACGACATTGCCCAAAGACCAAGCAGGCGTTGGAATGGGATTATTCTCGATGATTGGTTTCATCTCGCAAGGGGTTGCAGCAGGGATGTATAGTATTGTCAGTGCGAGTGGTGCACCGATGAACTGGAATCCGTTGCACCTTGGAATCGACAGTGCACTGTACAGTAATGTATATCTTGTACTCGCCGTACTTTACGTAGGTATTTTAATGTTTTTCCAAATGAAGTTCCGAACAAAGAAACCAAGCGCCGGCCTTGAGCACATGGCCAAACAAACCTAAATAAGGATGGGAGAGGATGAGGAACGATGACGTTATCCGTCAAGCAAGTCATACGTGAGCAATTGTTATCTTGGCCAGACGTCACACAGAAACCCCATCGATTTGGGGGGATCGAATTTCTGTATCAGGGCAAAGAAATAGGGCATCTGCATGGTGAGGATCTGGTTGATATTCTACTGCCGAGATCTTCACGAGATCAGTTCATTGCGGAAGGGCGCGCAGCGCATCATCATCTCTATCCGGATTCGAATTGGATCTCCATCTATATGAAGTCGGCAGAAGATCTTGCGAACGCGGTGGAATTGCTTCGATTCAAATACACGATGATGAGCGTCAAATGAATTCGAGGACATGACAGACGAGGCAGATTATGGTATCTTATTATCATAAGAACAAAAGTTCTCATTTTGGGGAGGCGTTAAGATGGAAATGTTATCACAATCTCACTTTAATCAGGCACAATCCTTTATGAAGTCAGAGGCACGCGCAATTGAGAATGCACTGTATGCGTATGAGTTTGAAGGTGGGAGTGCTTCATCCGTCTTGGAACATTTGTCTCGTTACCAGAATGAGGATGGCGGGTTCCACGGGCTTGAACCGGATATACGTACGCCGGTGTCGTCAGCGATTAGCACTTCAATCGCTTTTCAGATCATAGAGAGACTGAATAGAGAAGGGGAGTACGAGGGCATCTTACGTCATGCCATGCAATACCTCATTCACACCTATCGGAAGGATCGAAAGGGATGGGATATCATTCCGCGGGAAGCGGATGAATCTCCTCGTGCAATCTGGTGGAATTATGGTGGATTCGATGAGACATGGGGGAACCCCAATGCAGAGTTAGCAGGTTACTTGTACAAATACCGTCATCTTGCGCCTAGCGAATTTGTTCAGGAGATCGTGGATGAAGCGCTAGATTACATCCTGAATCGGTCCGAGTGTCAAGAAATGCATGAAATGTTCTGTTATCTTCACCTTGCAGAGCTGCTGCCGGAAGAGCAGGTGCAGCGGATTTCAGATCGCCTCGATCGCTTTGTCGAGAATTGTGTGATTCACCATCCTGAGGAAGGGCAAGGATATGGTGCTTATCCATTGCAAGTGGCAGCATCGCCGAGTGCTAAATATTTCGCACGATATGCAGAAGTCATTCCTGGCGAGCTTGATCGTCTCATTGCATCGCAGGAATCGGATGGATCATGGGGACCGAATTGGGCTTGGGGACGGTTTGAGGAAGAATGGCCCGTTGCAAGGCACGAATGGCAAGGGATTCTGACATTGAACAATCTTCGGGTACTGCGGGCCTATGGGCGGATTCAGGGATTGGACACGAATACGATATAAAGGAAGAAACGAGGTACTATTCGTCTGATTTCTCGGACGAATGGCACCTCGTTTCTATGATGATCGTGTCATTACCCGCAGCTGCAGTTGAGTACAGGCTTGCGAGCGGCTTGCGTCTCATCGAGACGCCGTACGGCCGTATCATACGGTGCATTCAGCAGCAGCTCTGGATTCGTCGCTGCTTCTTCCGCAATTCGAATCATCGTATCGATGAACCCATCCAGTGTTTCTTTGCTCTCTGTCTCCGTCGGTTCGATCATGATGCATTCTTCCACATTCAGCGGGAAGTAGATCGTCGGTGGATGATAGCCGAAGTCGAGCAGGCGTTTGGCAATATCGAGTGTTCGCACGCCATATTCCTTGAAGCTCTTGCCGGACATGACGAATTCATGTTTGCATACACCTGGGTAAGGAATTTCGTAATAAGGTGCTAGGCGATGCATCATATAGTTTGCGTTCAAGACAGCATTCTCCGAGACTTGGCGTAATCCTTCCGGCCCATAGGTACGAATATACGTGTAGGCCCGTACAAGAATGCCGAAGTTGCCGTAATAGGCTTTGACACGACCGATTGATTGCGGGATGTTGTCATCCAAATAATAACTGCCATCCTCGCGCTGACCGACAATCGGCTTCGGGAGGAATGGCGCAAGAATGCCCTTGACTCCGACAGGTCCAGCCCCTGGTCCGCCGCCGCCATGCGGTGTGCTCATCGTCTTATGCAGATTTAAGTGCACGACATCGAACCCCATATCGCCAGGACGCGTAATGCCCATGATAGCATTCGAGTTGGCACCGTCATAATAGAGAAGACCGCCTGCTTCATGAACGATATGAGCGATCTCGACGATTTGCTCCTCGAAGAGTCCTAGCGTATTCGGATTCGTCAACATCAGCGCTGCCGTATCTTGACCCACGACAGAACGCAAGGCATCCAGATCGACATGGCCGCGAGCATTCGATGGGATCGTAATGGTATCGAAGCCGGCGACGGTAGCACTGGCAGGGTTCGTGCCGTGTGACGTATCCGGAACGATTACCTTCGTGCGAACCTCACCTCGAGACTCGTGATACGCTCGAATCATCATGAGTCCCGTCCACTCGCCGTGCGCACCCGCAGCAGGTTGAAGCGTAACCTGATCCATGCCAGTAAGCGCAGCGATATCTTGCTGTAAGGTATACATCATACCAAGCGCTCCCTGGATGCTCGATTCCGGCTGGTATGGATGGATCTTCGCGAACCCAGCGAACCGCGCCACATCTTCATTAATCTTCGGATTGTATTTCATCGTACAGGATCCAAGCGGGTAGAAGCCATTATCAATCCCGAAGTTTCGACGCGACAGGGCGGTGTAATGCCTTATGACATCAACTTCGTAGACTTCTGGGAGTGCCGCTGGTTCCGTACGAAGGTAGGATTCAGGGATCCATTCGGATAAGCTGACTTCCGGAACATCGCATTCAGGTAATGCATAGGCGACACGTCCTGGTTGACTTAGTTCGAAGATTAAAGCTTGATTCTGACTCATAGACATGCCTCCAGACGTGTTACGAATTGATCAATCTCGTCTTTGGTTCTCCGTTCGGTGACGGCAATTAATAAATGCCCCTGTAATTCAGGATAGGCATGGCCTAGATCATATCCGCTTAGATATCCTGATGCGAGCAGTTGCTCATTGATCTGAGCCGGATTCGCCCCGTCCGGCAAGCGGACAACGAATTCATTGAAAAACGGGGAGGTATACGCCACAGCGAGACGTTCAGATTGTCGAATCATATTTGCAGCATAATGTGATTTCTGGATGTTCAAGCGTGCCACATCTTGAATGCCTTGCTTGCCCATCGTGGATAGGTACACTGACGCGCATAGCGCAAGCAGTGCCTGGTTCGAGCAAATGTTGGAGGTCGCTTTTTCTCTGCGAATATGCTGCTCTCTCGCTTGCAGCGTTAAGACGAAGCCGCGCTTGCCATCACGGTCTAATGTCTGCCCAACGATTCGTCCCGGCATCTTGCGCATCAGGGATTCCGTTACAGCGAAGTAACCGCAAGTGGGCCCGCCTAATGACGCCGCAATCCCGAATGGCTGTGCATCTCCAATGACGACATCCGCGCCAAGCTTGCCGGGACTCTCCAGTATGCCGAGCGATAACGGATTCGCGCTAACAACCAGTAATCCTTTGTGCGCATGAATCATCTCGCCAATAGCCTTAATATCCTCGATACAGCCAAAGAAGTTAGGGGATTGAATGAGGACAGCGGCGGTATCCGCACTCATTTGCGATTTGAGCTGTTCAAGATCGGTAACACCATTCTGAAAATCGATTTCTACGATCTCGAGATTAAGACCGCGCGCAGATGTCTGCAGGATTTGACGTGCTTCAGGATGCACCGTACGCGAGACGATGAGCTGCTTCCGTCTCGTTGCGCCAGCAGCTAGCGAACCAGCTTCTGCAAGAGCGGTTGCCCCGTCATACATACTAGCATTGGCGACTGCCATACCTGTTAGTTCACAGATATAGGATTGAAATTCGAAGATCGCTTGCAGTTCACCCTGACTGATCTCAGGTTGATAGGGTGTATAGGCGGTATAGAATTCAGAGCGGGAAATGACATGATTTATGACAACGGGGACGTGATGATCATAGATCCCTGCCCCTAAGAAGCTTGTATATCGATCAAAATCAGCATTCTGATCGGACAATTGTTTCATATGGCGAAGGAGAGATATTTCATCCAGTGCTTCTGAGATGGGGAGTGTGCCTTGATAGCGCACTTCTGCAGGGATGTCTTGGAATAACTGATCCATGGAATCCATCCCGATTACTTTGAGCATTTCGGCTTGATCTTGTGGCGTCATAGGCAGATAGCGATGTTTCATTTTGATTTCATGCCTCCCGTTGAACGTGTTGGATTTCGATAGAATGGAGCGGGTACAATTTTGGCGCGAAGTATTTTGCCGCGTATTTCCACTTCGACTTCGGTATCCACAGCCGCATATTTTGTATCTATCAATGCAAGTCCAAGATTACGTTTGAGCGTAGGGGATTGTGTCCCCGTCGTTACTTCGCCGATTCGGACGCCATCTGCATAGACGGGATAATGGGATCTTGGGATACCGCGATCGATCAGCTCAATGCCAACAAGTCTGCGAGGGACGCCTGTCTGCTTCTGATATGCGAGTGCTTCCTGTCCAATAAAATCTCCTTTGTCAAGCTTCACGAACATCCCTAGACCAGCTTCGAGAGGGGTAATATTAGCTGTTAATTCTTGGCCGTAGAGCGGCAATTTGGCTTCGAATCGAAGTGTATCCCGCGCGCCAAGACCTGCAGGCACTAGCCCCAACCCTTCACCAAGTTCTAGCAGCTCTGTCCATACAGCCGGAGCATCCGACGCACGTAAATATAATTCGAACCCATCTTCACCGGTATATCCTGTACGTGAGATTAGCGTCTGTACGCCGCAGACAGACGTATCGTGGATGAATTCGAATCCGGCTATTTCCGCAAGTGGTGCATCTGTTGCTTGCTGCAAGATTTTTTCAGCCAAAGGACCTTGGATCGCGAGGAGAGCCGTCTGATCGGATACATTCTCCATTTGCACATGACTTGGCTGATGTAATGTGAGCCAATCCCAATCTTTATCGATATTCGAGGCATTCACGACGAGCATGTAATGCTCAGCCGAGATGCGATATACCAACAGATCATCGACGACGCCGCCATTTGAATAACACATGCAGGTATATTGTGCTTGACCATCATGGAGCTTGGTGACATCGTTTGTCGTCATACGCCCGAGGAAGGCTTCTGCACCTTCGCCCGTGACGATGAACTCACCCATATGCGAGACATCGAACAAACCAGCTTGTTGTCGTACGGCTTCGTGTTCTTTCTGAATGCCAAGAAATTGGACGGGCAGTTCCCATCCGCCGAAATCAATACAACGGACACCGGCATGGCTTGCGTAGAGTGGATAAAGTGGCGTTCTGCGAAGCTGAGTCATGCATTCACCTCATCTGATTGGATTGTGTAGCGTTCACATGATAACAACAAAAAAAGACAGGCAAAAGAAACGTTAGATGCCCGGTAGGCATCCCATTTCCTTCGCTCTGTCCTTTGTACCTGAGAGTTACCTTATGGACCGATTGTCCGATAAGTTTCCCCTTGGGTGATTCGATTAGCATGACGCTTCGAATGCTCTCCAGAGGTGCGTCCGGTAAAGGTCCTTTTGCCTGAGAGATTCACCTGTGCAGGCTTACTCCTTCGGCGTTACCTAGGTTCGGTAATCTCTCCCGTTACCCTCATCCGCGATTAATTATTCCATTACTCCATTAATACTCGACCGTTCACTACATTGTCAATCAATTTTTTTGGTAATGAAAATAATTTAATACCGGATATTGACAGCCTTGTGATCGTTGTTCTACGCTAATAGGGAATTAGACCTCAGGAGCTAAGACAAGCGAAAGACATGCAATCCGTTACAGCGACATTTTCAGAAAAGAGGCGTTCACATGAGTGAAGTAAAACCAAACTTGCGTTATAGTGAAGAGCATGAATGGGCTGAAGTGATCTCGGAGAATACAATCCGAATTGGCATATCGGATCATGCGCAGCATCAGCTTGGGGATATTGTATTCATTGAATTTCCCGAAGTCGGTTATGAAGTGACAGCCGGTGACAGTATGGGGTCGATCGAATCGGTCAAGACGGTCTCGGAATTGTACAGCCCTGTTACTGGGAAAGTCATTCGCGTCAACACGCAGCTCGAGACGGAGCCTGAACTCGTGAATAATGAGCCTTATGCAGGCGGCTGGCTTGTTGAGGTGGAGGTCGACGGAACGGCGGACGATGCGGTACAACTTCTGTTAACCGCAGATGCTTACAGTGAATTAACCAAAGATTAATTGGTAATCCATAACGTTGTGATGCGAAGAGTTGATTCGCGGTGATTGAGCGGCGGACAGCTCTTTTTGTCATGTCTGCAGCCGATTGAACAGCAGGTTCAGCTGACGGATTTGTATACCTTATACAGAAAAAGACGACACTGACTACGAGTGATACGAAGATTCAAGGGTTTAGGTTGGTGTGTTTCGTTATGCCTTGCTCCCATGTACGGGTCAAGATGTGACTTATCTGTGTCGACGATTGGCGCATATGCCATAGGATGATGGTGCTCATCTTCATTGACACTTCAACACGAACATGATAATTTTAGATTATCTAATTGTTGAAAATCAAAAATAATTTTGATGAGAGTGTTTGGGGAGGAACTATGGAGTCATATCTAGAACGATTTCAGAGAGCAATGGATCTCGTACACAAGAAAGTCAATAGCGAAGTGATTGAGAAGCTGCCTGCGGGAATAACACCGCCTCAAATCATGATGCTGTTTCGTTTGTACAAACTAGGATTGTGCAAACTATCACAGCTTGCGGAATGCTTGGAAGTGAAGCCAAGCTCCATCACGGTGATGATCGATCGATTGGAGAAAAGCGGCTATGTCGCTCGTCAATCGGATCCGAATGACCGGCGCATTGTGCTCGTCCAGTTGACTGACAAAGGACATGAAGTCCTCAAAGAGACTGGAAAACTGCGTGATCAAGCGCTTGAACCGTTAGTAGCGGACCTCACCAAGACAGAATTGGTTGCGCTCGTCGAGACATTTGAGAAAATCACCTCAAAGTTCACAGAACAGGACAAAGCGTAGCGCATCATGGATATCAAATGGAATAGAAGGGCGGGCCAGACAATTTGAGTATATGGAGCTCCGTTTATTCATTCCTTTCAATATTGAATATGGTCTTAGCGATTGCGGTCATTTTCATTGAGAGGCGTAATGTAGGAAATACGTGGGCTTGGCTGATGGTCCTGTTATTTCTCCCGGGGATCGGATTTATTCTATATCTCCTGTTCGGTCAGAACATTAGCAAACGCAAAATATATAAGATTCCCAAAGAGCAACATGAAAATATGAATCAGATGGTTCGGGCTCAGCAGCAATTTTTCAGGGAAGGTCAGATTCATTTCCAAGATGGGGCCAATACGGATTACCAGGACATGATCTATATGAACCTATCGACGGCTAAATCGATATTAACCCAGGATAATGACATCACGATCTATACGGATGGTCATGAGAAATTCGATGCGCTCATCGAATCGATCTTACAGGCGAAGCATCACGTTCATCTTATGTATTACATCGTACGGGATGATCATCTCGGCCGTCGTCTGATTGACGCGCTAACGCTCAAAGCACGCGAGAATGTAAATGTTCGATTTTTATATGATGATATTGGTAGCGCGGGATTATCTCGGCAGTTCTTCAAGCCGCTGATTGATGCTGGTGGACAAGTCGCGGCCTTCTTCCCGTCGAGGATCCCTTATGTGAATTTTCGCTTGAACTATCGGAATCATCGGAAGCTTGCGATCATCGATGGCACGGTCGGATTCATTGGCGGATTTAATGTAGGGGATGAATATCTCGGACTCGATAAGCGTTACGGTTATTGGCGAGATACCCACTTGAAGATGAATGGCAGCAGTGTGTTCCAGATGCAAGCACAGTTCATTCTAGACTGGGATTTGGCCTCAACGCAGCAATTGAGGGAGATGGAACAATATTTCGTGCCTGTAGAACGGACGGGCCGCGATGCCGTTCAGATTGTATCCAGTGGGCCGAACAGTACCCAAGAGCAGATTAAGAACGCGTGCATTAAGCTTATTAATTCTGCGAAAGAAACGTTATATTTGCAATCGCCATATTTTGTTCCGGATGAGACGATGCAGAATGCACTTCGGATGGCCGTCTTGTCTGGCGTCGATGTGCGTATCATGATTCCAGCGGTGCCAGATCATAAAATCGTCCATCTTGCAACCTATTCCTATCTGGGAGAGCTCCTCCGAATTGGAGCGAAATGTTATCTCTATCAGAAAGGTTTCTTGCATGCCAAGACGATGGTCGCCGATGGCAAAGTCGCTACGGTTGGTACGGCGAATATGGATATTCGGAGTTTTAAGCTCAACTTCGAGGTCAACGCGTTTTTGTATGGGGGAGAGACGCCTTCCAAGCTGCACGCCATTTTCGAAGAGGATATGAAGGATGCCGTTCGCTTAACGCGTGAGATGTACGAAGCGCGGCCGCGTATGCATAAGATTGGAGAATCGCTGACGCGATTAATCTCCCCAATCCTATAGTGCATCTACGTTTCATTAATCGAATCGAATATCAGATCATAAGAAACGTGTATCGGCCTATATGAGGCTGGTAGACGTTTCTTTTCATTTCATCAAAACAGGAGATATTAAGCCAAGCTCAACAAGACCGTGATAAATACCGTCATCTTCACATGAAGCGGTGATCATATCTGCAACGGCTTTTGTCTCTGGAAGCGCATTGCCCATCGCAACGCCCGTTCCGACGAGGGAGAGCATCTCCAGATCGTTGTTGTTGTCACCGAAGGCATAGCTGTCACTGAGGCTGAAACGGCCGTGTTCTAACATTTTGGAAATGCCGATCGCTTTGGAGCAGCCTTTGGGAAGAATATCTAATGCATACGTGTGCCAAGGTAAAAATGTAAAGTGTGGAAAGCGGTCGATATAATGGCTGAGCTTCTCTTCCTCGCAAAATACGATGGCTTGATAAATCGGCGCACGAAGATGGAAGGTCGGATCAACGGCAGGATACGTGATCTTCGTATCTCCGAAGGATTCTCGGATATAGGGATGATTCGCCTCACTCGATTTGAAATCGTCATGACTGACATAAGCATAGGGACTGTTATTGCGCTGCATTTCGGATTGAAGCTGGATCAGCTCTTCTTGTGGTATCGGGTTATCATAAATAACTTGTCCTTCGAAAACGACATATTGCCCGTTCATCGCGACATAAGAGTCAATGCCCAGCGTTTGCCGAATATCTTCGAACAATATTGGCGTTCTGCCTGTCGCAATCGCTGTATATACGCCTTGCTGCTGTAATTCACGGATGGCGATGCGGGTTGATGCTAGAATTTCTTTTTGCTCATTCAACAATGTACCGTCAATATCGAAGAATACGATAGGTCTTCCCATGATGGCATTCCTCCTCTATGATGATAAAAGAATTGTGCGGCCATGACGCCCGATGAAGGTAACGCTGGCCGCATGTGATGACTGCTCTTGGTGTTACAAATTCATGATAATTTATGAAAAGCTTTTCAGGTCAATAGCCATTTTTCAGAAAAGGTGGTGAAGATATTTCATGGCGAATATTAAGGAAATTGCGAAGCTAGCTGGCGTATCGATCGCAACGGTATCGCGCGTGCTCAATCAGCACCCGTATGTTCGGGAAGACAAGCGTGCTGCCGTGCTCGAAGCGGTGGAGAAGCTCAATTATTCCCAAAATATGAATGCGGTCCACCTTGTCAAAGGGAAGACATCAATGATTGCGGTCGTTCTGCCGTATGTCAATCATCCGTACTTTGGGAGTATGATCGACGGGATTGCCAATGCTTCTCTTGCTTGCGATTACAAGCTGGTCTTATGCCAGACGGATTATCGGGCGGAAGAAGAGCAGAAGGTGCTGGATATGCTCCGGATGAAGCAGGTTGACGGGATTGTGTTCTGTTCCAAAACGATGTCATGGGATGAAATCGAACCTTATGCCGTGTATGGTCCTATTATCGCTTGTGAGAATGCAGGGGATCGAGCGATTTCGTCGGTATTTATCGATCATTATGGTAGCTTCAAGCTGGGGATGGATTATCTTATCGGCAAGGGCCACCGCAAGATCGGTTATTTTATCGGCCGCGGCGACAGCTACAGCAACCGAAATCGTAAACAAGCCTATTACGATGCTCTGCATGCAATTGGCGAGGAGCCTTGTTCAGACTGGCAGTTTGAACGTATTTTTGATTTTGAGCGCGGGGTTGAAGTCGTTCACAATATGTTAGCTATGGAAAATCGACCGACAGCGCTACTAGGTGGAGGGGATCATCCTGCCGCTGCGATCGTCGCCGAGGCGAGAAAGCATGGGATCCAAGTACCTGAGGATCTAGCGGTCATCGGATTGGATAATCAGCCCATTGCGGAAGTGCTCGGCATCACGACGATCGAACAATCGATGTATGATGTCGGGACTTACGCCTTTGAGATTCTATATGAGCGAATGAATGATAAGACGTTACCGCCAGCGCGAAAAGAGTTACCCTATCGGCTGATTGAGCGTACGACGGTCTGAGGAGGAGTGGGAGCATGGATTTCATCGAAGTAGTGGCATACAAGCAGGAATGGCATGATCAATTCCTTGTGCTTGCTGGAGAGCTGCGGCGAGCGCTCGGCGAGACCGCTATGCGTATCGACCACATCGGTTCGACATCGGTAGCAGGGTTGGCCGCTAAGCCAATAATCGATATTCAAATCTCTGTTCGTTGTTTGCAGACAATGGAACAATATCAGATCGCATTGGAAAATGCAGGCTACCGCTACCATTCAGATAATGATGACCTGAGCAAACGGTATTTTCGTGAAGGCCCAGAAAACCCGAGAATACATATCCATGTGCGTGAAGCAGGCAGTTGGTCCGAGCAATTGAATTTATTATTTCGTGATTACCTTAGGGAACAGCCTGAAGCATGCAAAAAGTACGAAGAAGTCAAATATGGCCTCGCTGAGCGATATCGGAATGATCGAGAGGCTTATGTTCGTGGGAAGGAAGAGGTTGTATGGGCGATCCTTCGACAAGCCCATGGTTGGAGTATGCATGAGGGCTGGAAACCTGGAGTATCGGATGCATAGAATCCATGTCAATAAGAAATATAGTGGGGTGAGGGAATGGAAAAGTTAGATGAGGCGATTGGGCTTCGCGAGCGTGGTGAACATGAGGCGGCGAGAGACATTCTGCTCCAATTGGTGGTGGACATGCCGATGTCTCCGGAGGTGTGGTATCAATGCGCCTGGATTCATGATGTGATGGGCCTGGAACGTGAAGCAGCACCTTATTATGTACGAGCACTAGAACTCGGAATTATGGGGGAAGATCGGCAAGGCGCATTCCTTGGTCTCGGCAGCACGTATCGGACGCTTGGGATGTACGAAGAATCCAAGGCGGTTTTGGAACGGGCAATGGCTGAGTTTCCGGCGCAGCGAGAGTATCCAGTGTTCTATGCCATGACGCTCTACAATTTGCAAGAGCACAGTCAAGCGATGCAAATCCTGTTGGAACAATTAGCTGAGACAAGCGCCGATCAAGGTGTTCAAACGTATCGCAAAGCCATTGCCTTCTATGCCGATAAATTGGATCAACGGTGGGACTGACGATGGAACGGATCGAAGTGAGCCATTGCTATTGTCAATATATTGCAGTAGAATAGGTTCCAAAATGATATGTACCTTCATAGGAAAAGTGGTGAAAGTGATGAACCTAACCCTTCGACAAGCACGCCTTGCGGATGCTCCCATGTTGGCTATACTCAATCAAGAACTTATTCGAGCTGAGCAGAGTGTTAATCCCATGAATCTAGCGCAACTAACCGAACGGATGGTTCGTTTCTTGCAGGAGCAGTGGGAAGCCCAGATTCTCTTATCTCAAGGAGAGATTGTGGGCTATGCCTTGTATCAATACCGATCAAATGAGGTTAACCCGGGAAAACTGCAAGTCTATGTACGACAATATATGATCCGGGATGCCTATCGTAGGCGCGGGTATGGAAGAGCTGGAATCAGACTGCTTCAGTCGAATGTATTTCCGGAGTCGACAGAACTGATCATTGATGTTCTTGAGAGCAATCCCGAAGGACGACAATTCTGGGCGAGTATGGGATTCGCAGCTTACTGCACAACAATGAAATTGTAATTGCAAGAGAGTGGAAGGATTAAGATTTCTGATGCTACCATCGATCGAACAGCTAGATTCCGAAGTCGGGCCATAAGGCTCGGCTTTTTTTATATCCTACAGCAAGAACGTGTGTTCTGATATAATAAAAAATGTCCTTCGAGAAGAAGAATAGCATCTTAATTCACATCAACGTGATAAAAAAATACGTGTTCGCACACGATACTAAGCCGTCCTCGCACCATGCCATACGTATGCGGGATCTATCTACTCTTATACGAACCCAACCTCACATACGCACTTAATTCCTACGAGAACCGTACGCATCCAGAATTTTAAAGAAAAATGAATCGCCATATAAGTTGTTGGGCCCAAAAATACCCAAAAATAGTCGTTGACACCTGCCCAAATGCCCCTTA
Proteins encoded:
- a CDS encoding luciferase domain-containing protein, with the translated sequence MTLSVKQVIREQLLSWPDVTQKPHRFGGIEFLYQGKEIGHLHGEDLVDILLPRSSRDQFIAEGRAAHHHLYPDSNWISIYMKSAEDLANAVELLRFKYTMMSVK
- the gcvPB gene encoding aminomethyl-transferring glycine dehydrogenase subunit GcvPB, with protein sequence MSQNQALIFELSQPGRVAYALPECDVPEVSLSEWIPESYLRTEPAALPEVYEVDVIRHYTALSRRNFGIDNGFYPLGSCTMKYNPKINEDVARFAGFAKIHPYQPESSIQGALGMMYTLQQDIAALTGMDQVTLQPAAGAHGEWTGLMMIRAYHESRGEVRTKVIVPDTSHGTNPASATVAGFDTITIPSNARGHVDLDALRSVVGQDTAALMLTNPNTLGLFEEQIVEIAHIVHEAGGLLYYDGANSNAIMGITRPGDMGFDVVHLNLHKTMSTPHGGGGPGAGPVGVKGILAPFLPKPIVGQREDGSYYLDDNIPQSIGRVKAYYGNFGILVRAYTYIRTYGPEGLRQVSENAVLNANYMMHRLAPYYEIPYPGVCKHEFVMSGKSFKEYGVRTLDIAKRLLDFGYHPPTIYFPLNVEECIMIEPTETESKETLDGFIDTMIRIAEEAATNPELLLNAPYDTAVRRLDETQAARKPVLNCSCG
- the gcvT gene encoding glycine cleavage system aminomethyltransferase GcvT — protein: MTQLRRTPLYPLYASHAGVRCIDFGGWELPVQFLGIQKEHEAVRQQAGLFDVSHMGEFIVTGEGAEAFLGRMTTNDVTKLHDGQAQYTCMCYSNGGVVDDLLVYRISAEHYMLVVNASNIDKDWDWLTLHQPSHVQMENVSDQTALLAIQGPLAEKILQQATDAPLAEIAGFEFIHDTSVCGVQTLISRTGYTGEDGFELYLRASDAPAVWTELLELGEGLGLVPAGLGARDTLRFEAKLPLYGQELTANITPLEAGLGMFVKLDKGDFIGQEALAYQKQTGVPRRLVGIELIDRGIPRSHYPVYADGVRIGEVTTGTQSPTLKRNLGLALIDTKYAAVDTEVEVEIRGKILRAKIVPAPFYRNPTRSTGGMKSK
- a CDS encoding MFS transporter yields the protein MRPDSHQQKGPKLMRLLMFTAMISSMSAGMFNVVLPQISQEFHLSIAEVSWLSTAYSLIYAFGTVTYGKLSDRFQLKSLLTFGLILFAVGSLIGLISQTFWVALLGRCLQSAGASAIPALAMMIPIRYYAPEKRGSAIAMMAVGLALGSALAPVFAAGMTSVASWRWLFFPSLLVLVLLPFYRRHLEYEPKNNVTAFDWLGGLLLALTVSTLLFGITNHILWYLALSAVALILFILRIRTAREAFIQPRLFRSFNYTTALVLGFLINCIGMALYFLTPILLSDVYHLESAWIGFAMVPAAIVSSMLGRKGGKLADKKGNTYLFTIASSSLIFCFILLSIFVGISPLWISLFLIFGNVGQSFMLVAMSNFVSTTLPKDQAGVGMGLFSMIGFISQGVAAGMYSIVSASGAPMNWNPLHLGIDSALYSNVYLVLAVLYVGILMFFQMKFRTKKPSAGLEHMAKQT
- the gcvH gene encoding glycine cleavage system protein GcvH; the protein is MSEVKPNLRYSEEHEWAEVISENTIRIGISDHAQHQLGDIVFIEFPEVGYEVTAGDSMGSIESVKTVSELYSPVTGKVIRVNTQLETEPELVNNEPYAGGWLVEVEVDGTADDAVQLLLTADAYSELTKD
- the gcvPA gene encoding aminomethyl-transferring glycine dehydrogenase subunit GcvPA gives rise to the protein MKHRYLPMTPQDQAEMLKVIGMDSMDQLFQDIPAEVRYQGTLPISEALDEISLLRHMKQLSDQNADFDRYTSFLGAGIYDHHVPVVINHVISRSEFYTAYTPYQPEISQGELQAIFEFQSYICELTGMAVANASMYDGATALAEAGSLAAGATRRKQLIVSRTVHPEARQILQTSARGLNLEIVEIDFQNGVTDLEQLKSQMSADTAAVLIQSPNFFGCIEDIKAIGEMIHAHKGLLVVSANPLSLGILESPGKLGADVVIGDAQPFGIAASLGGPTCGYFAVTESLMRKMPGRIVGQTLDRDGKRGFVLTLQAREQHIRREKATSNICSNQALLALCASVYLSTMGKQGIQDVARLNIQKSHYAANMIRQSERLAVAYTSPFFNEFVVRLPDGANPAQINEQLLASGYLSGYDLGHAYPELQGHLLIAVTERRTKDEIDQFVTRLEACL